In Hyalangium minutum, the following proteins share a genomic window:
- a CDS encoding M48 family metallopeptidase yields the protein MQRTLSVVLGLTLAMSLSTGCAKQRIRAEKAVADILISDEQEEQIGLQVKQELEQKEKIQYVQDPAIVEYVNRIATPILQQANSDRKGVKWKVNVINDPKTVNAFATPGGYLYVYTGLLLAADNEAEVAGVLAHEAGHVVGRHSARAMVNAYGLQAITQLALGKNPGMASQIAAALVGQGAMLAHGRSEETEADEYGAKYAAGANYDPRGLITFFQKLQKLQGNTPGVLKWLSTHPTNADRISHLEQVIAQKGYRGSEVGADRLAPIKAKLGGK from the coding sequence ATGCAGCGCACCCTGTCGGTAGTCCTGGGCCTCACCCTCGCGATGAGCCTCAGCACCGGCTGCGCCAAGCAGCGCATCCGGGCAGAGAAGGCCGTGGCGGACATCCTGATCTCGGACGAGCAGGAGGAGCAGATCGGCCTGCAGGTGAAGCAAGAGCTCGAGCAGAAGGAGAAGATCCAGTACGTCCAGGATCCGGCCATCGTGGAGTACGTGAACCGGATCGCCACGCCCATCCTCCAGCAAGCCAACTCGGACCGGAAGGGCGTGAAGTGGAAGGTGAACGTCATCAACGACCCGAAGACGGTGAACGCCTTCGCCACGCCGGGCGGCTACCTCTATGTGTACACGGGCCTGCTGCTGGCGGCGGACAACGAGGCCGAGGTGGCGGGAGTGCTGGCGCACGAGGCGGGCCACGTGGTGGGCCGGCACTCGGCGCGCGCCATGGTGAACGCGTACGGCCTGCAGGCGATTACGCAGCTGGCGCTGGGCAAGAACCCGGGCATGGCGTCGCAGATCGCCGCGGCGCTGGTGGGCCAAGGCGCGATGCTGGCTCACGGCCGCAGCGAGGAGACGGAGGCGGACGAGTACGGCGCCAAGTACGCGGCGGGAGCGAACTACGATCCGCGCGGCCTGATCACCTTCTTCCAGAAGCTGCAGAAGCTGCAGGGTAACACGCCGGGAGTGCTCAAGTGGCTGAGCACGCACCCGACCAACGCCGACCGCATCAGCCACCTGGAGCAGGTCATCGCCCAGAAGGGGTACCGGGGCAGCGAGGTGGGCGCGGACCGGCTGGCGCCCATCAAGGCGAAGCTGGGCGGCAAGTAG
- the rd gene encoding rubredoxin encodes MKRKYRCLACNHIYDPAEGDPEGGIPPGTAFEDIPDTWFCPDCGATKADFEPFED; translated from the coding sequence ATGAAACGAAAGTACCGGTGCCTGGCGTGCAATCACATCTACGATCCCGCCGAGGGAGACCCAGAGGGGGGCATCCCTCCCGGGACTGCGTTCGAGGACATTCCGGACACCTGGTTCTGCCCGGACTGCGGCGCCACGAAGGCCGACTTCGAGCCCTTCGAGGACTAG
- a CDS encoding YihY/virulence factor BrkB family protein, translating into MRLFRLKYLTWREFGRRMVKEFQEDTVTDCAAQLSYYFLFSLFPLLFFVVTLAAYMPFAQGAVEAVIARVAPLVPGDALSLVREHLDSLVNQPRPKLLTLGLGVALWSASRGVDALRKALNLAYDVPESRPFWKTQGVAMLMTLVGTLLIPISFALFLLGGKLGEWLAQRLQLVDMFHVVWSWLRWPFTAALVMLMLALCYYVLPDVKQRFKYITPGSVIGTGLWLVSTWGFTQYVEHFGKYNVTYGSIGGVVVLLTWLYITGLIFILGGELNAILEHASKDARAKAKGARAPGEAPPLEPPLKTPGAAKSASSARKTRYAFWRWKKRVARGQSPEPSNTELPPTVH; encoded by the coding sequence ATGCGGCTGTTCCGGCTCAAATATCTGACATGGCGCGAGTTCGGCCGGCGCATGGTGAAGGAGTTCCAAGAGGACACCGTCACGGATTGCGCTGCGCAGCTCTCGTACTACTTCCTCTTCTCGCTCTTCCCGCTGCTCTTCTTCGTCGTCACGTTGGCGGCGTACATGCCCTTCGCGCAGGGCGCGGTGGAGGCCGTGATCGCGCGTGTGGCCCCGCTGGTGCCGGGCGATGCCCTGTCGCTGGTGAGGGAGCACCTGGACTCGCTGGTGAACCAACCCCGCCCCAAGCTGCTCACGCTGGGTCTCGGGGTGGCGCTGTGGTCGGCCTCGCGTGGGGTGGATGCGCTGCGCAAGGCGCTCAACCTCGCCTACGACGTGCCCGAGTCCCGGCCCTTCTGGAAGACGCAGGGGGTGGCGATGCTCATGACGCTGGTGGGCACGCTGCTCATCCCCATCTCCTTCGCCCTGTTCCTCCTGGGCGGCAAGCTGGGGGAGTGGCTCGCGCAGCGTCTGCAGCTCGTGGACATGTTCCACGTCGTCTGGTCCTGGCTGCGCTGGCCCTTCACCGCTGCGCTGGTGATGCTGATGCTGGCGCTCTGCTACTACGTGCTGCCGGACGTGAAGCAGCGGTTCAAGTACATCACACCGGGCTCCGTCATCGGCACCGGGCTGTGGCTGGTGAGCACCTGGGGCTTCACCCAGTACGTGGAGCACTTCGGCAAGTACAACGTGACGTATGGCTCCATCGGCGGCGTGGTGGTGCTGCTCACGTGGCTCTACATCACCGGCCTCATCTTCATCCTCGGCGGCGAGCTGAACGCCATCCTCGAGCACGCCTCCAAGGATGCGCGAGCCAAGGCCAAGGGCGCGAGGGCGCCCGGCGAGGCGCCTCCGCTGGAGCCTCCGCTCAAGACGCCGGGCGCGGCCAAGAGCGCCAGCAGCGCGCGCAAGACGCGGTACGCCTTCTGGCGGTGGAAGAAGCGCGTGGCCCGGGGCCAGTCCCCCGAGCCCTCCAACACCGAGCTGCCTCCCACGGTTCACTGA
- a CDS encoding MTAP family purine nucleoside phosphorylase, whose protein sequence is MAGSRVGIIGGSGLLEALGVAGQAEPHVIETPFGPPSGPIFTMELDGVPVALLDRHGAGHMLGPTRVPYRANLFALKVLGVSHVLACGMVGSLREHIHPHHLVIPDQVIDRTYRRPCTFYDDLVVHVEMTEPFCETLRHVLSEVAQESSTGKVHSQATYICIEGPSLSTRAESRMYRTWGGDLIGMTVMPEARLAREAELHYALVAVPTDYDSWQPPLSTAPEAQNTAHFQNRRVAIANALGLLRRSLSRIASAPVQCHCDSVLALGIWSDRSRISNEVRTRLRPLIGKYLPPEVV, encoded by the coding sequence ATGGCAGGCAGCCGAGTCGGCATCATTGGAGGCTCCGGGCTCTTGGAAGCGCTGGGCGTGGCGGGCCAGGCCGAGCCCCACGTGATCGAGACGCCCTTCGGCCCGCCCTCGGGCCCCATCTTCACCATGGAGCTCGACGGCGTCCCCGTGGCCCTGCTGGATCGCCACGGTGCCGGGCACATGCTCGGCCCCACGCGCGTGCCCTACCGCGCCAACCTCTTTGCCCTCAAGGTGCTGGGCGTCTCCCACGTCCTCGCCTGCGGCATGGTGGGCAGCCTCCGCGAGCACATCCACCCGCACCACCTCGTCATTCCGGATCAGGTCATCGACCGCACCTACCGGCGGCCCTGCACCTTCTATGACGACCTGGTGGTGCACGTGGAGATGACCGAGCCCTTCTGCGAGACGCTGCGGCACGTGCTCTCCGAAGTGGCCCAGGAAAGCAGCACGGGGAAGGTGCACTCGCAGGCCACCTATATATGTATCGAAGGCCCCTCGCTCAGCACCCGCGCCGAGAGCCGCATGTACCGCACCTGGGGCGGAGATCTGATCGGCATGACGGTGATGCCAGAGGCCCGGCTGGCCCGCGAGGCGGAGCTGCACTACGCGCTGGTGGCCGTGCCCACCGATTATGACTCCTGGCAGCCTCCGCTCAGCACCGCGCCCGAGGCCCAGAACACCGCCCACTTCCAGAACCGCCGCGTCGCCATCGCCAACGCACTGGGCCTCCTGCGCCGCTCCCTCTCACGGATCGCCTCGGCGCCCGTCCAGTGCCACTGCGACTCCGTCTTGGCGCTTGGGATCTGGTCCGATCGCAGCCGCATCTCCAACGAGGTGCGCACCCGCCTGCGTCCCCTGATCGGCAAGTACCTGCCGCCAGAAGTCGTCTAG
- a CDS encoding glycerophosphodiester phosphodiesterase: MERIRLGGHRGSGCTDSAFARAASPRSRARGSKPPENTLESIAQAFEHGADFVEIDVLRTLDDALVVTHSNALREHVLVAPPSARFMGELRLEEVRQLRTGLRGRQSAIPTLTEVMDLIAEWRARRGLGDFVLNIEIKDVKGTRAPKQAPGRPSLVELLAKQVPAHSRLSLEAIVFSSFAVSDLVELARLLPAARLGMLFDLDREAGGLVYEADPQLSDRYLPFTPAEIENVRKQIAEVGGRLEFLHPEIDTLTSAAMKAASPLGVNCWVMRERVPVRRRHSLRQALRLARTHQLRLGVITDFVPETRQQLAGLRRNSRR; encoded by the coding sequence ATGGAGCGGATACGACTCGGTGGGCACCGTGGCTCGGGGTGTACGGACTCGGCCTTCGCGCGGGCGGCATCTCCTCGATCCAGGGCCCGGGGAAGCAAGCCGCCGGAGAACACGCTGGAGTCCATCGCCCAGGCGTTCGAGCACGGCGCGGACTTCGTCGAGATCGACGTGCTGCGGACCCTGGATGATGCGCTGGTGGTGACTCACTCCAATGCGCTCCGGGAGCACGTCCTGGTGGCTCCGCCCTCCGCCCGGTTCATGGGGGAGTTGAGGTTGGAGGAGGTGAGGCAGCTCCGCACGGGACTGCGCGGCCGCCAGAGCGCGATTCCGACGCTGACCGAGGTGATGGACCTCATTGCCGAGTGGCGCGCTCGGCGGGGGCTGGGCGACTTCGTGCTGAATATCGAGATCAAGGATGTGAAGGGCACGCGGGCCCCGAAGCAGGCGCCGGGCCGCCCCTCTCTGGTGGAGTTGCTGGCGAAGCAGGTGCCGGCGCACTCCAGGCTGTCGCTGGAGGCCATCGTGTTCTCGTCGTTTGCCGTGTCGGATCTCGTCGAGCTGGCGCGGCTTCTGCCCGCGGCTCGGCTCGGGATGCTGTTCGACTTGGACCGGGAGGCGGGAGGCCTCGTTTATGAGGCCGATCCCCAGCTGAGCGATCGCTACTTGCCGTTCACTCCGGCCGAGATCGAGAACGTGCGGAAGCAGATCGCGGAGGTTGGTGGCCGGCTGGAGTTCCTCCATCCGGAGATCGACACCCTGACGTCCGCGGCAATGAAGGCGGCGTCTCCGTTGGGGGTGAATTGCTGGGTCATGAGGGAGCGCGTTCCCGTCAGGCGGCGCCACTCGCTACGCCAGGCGCTTCGCCTCGCTCGAACTCACCAGCTGCGCCTCGGGGTGATCACCGACTTCGTTCCCGAGACGCGGCAGCAACTGGCCGGGCTCCGGCGGAACTCCAGACGCTGA
- the queG gene encoding tRNA epoxyqueuosine(34) reductase QueG, producing MKLLPTAHLRQLSDAVGFDLVGFARAAPIPPEALTEWIAAGYAADMDWMKERAAERLDVTQLLPGAKTVVVFANNYYRDDAETEGSPIARYARGRDYHSTLRDRMKAFRKAVQGEYPGIGTYGSVDSGPLMEKVWAARAGLGYVGKNGCFITERFGSWVLLATVVLDAEVDAYGDGPAADRCGSCRKCLMSCPTGALVGNGRVNARACLSYQTIENRDHEVPESFRVEMNNLVFGCDICQDVCPLNRRPVFAEHPRFAPRAVAGLGVMELAGLTQEQYATFIPGTALARAQYDGLRRNAVYALGATRQENARLLLEKLSEDDSELVRSAAQWALRQLAQ from the coding sequence GTGAAACTGCTCCCCACCGCCCACCTGCGCCAGCTGTCCGACGCCGTCGGCTTTGACCTCGTGGGCTTCGCCCGCGCGGCGCCGATTCCGCCCGAGGCTCTCACCGAGTGGATCGCGGCGGGCTACGCGGCGGACATGGACTGGATGAAGGAGCGAGCCGCCGAGCGGCTCGACGTCACCCAGCTTCTGCCCGGAGCGAAGACGGTGGTGGTGTTCGCCAACAACTACTACCGGGACGATGCGGAGACGGAGGGCTCGCCGATTGCCCGGTACGCACGGGGGCGGGACTACCACTCGACGCTGCGCGACCGGATGAAGGCGTTCCGCAAGGCCGTCCAGGGCGAGTACCCCGGGATTGGCACCTACGGGAGCGTGGACAGCGGCCCGCTGATGGAGAAGGTGTGGGCGGCGCGCGCGGGCCTGGGCTACGTGGGGAAGAACGGCTGCTTCATCACCGAGCGCTTCGGCTCGTGGGTGCTGCTGGCGACAGTGGTTCTCGACGCGGAGGTGGACGCATATGGGGACGGGCCCGCGGCGGACCGGTGTGGCTCCTGCCGCAAGTGCCTGATGTCGTGTCCCACGGGCGCGCTCGTGGGCAATGGGCGCGTGAATGCGCGGGCATGCTTGTCGTACCAGACCATCGAGAACCGGGACCACGAGGTGCCCGAGTCCTTCCGCGTCGAGATGAACAACCTCGTCTTCGGCTGCGACATCTGCCAGGACGTGTGCCCGCTCAACCGGCGCCCGGTGTTCGCGGAGCATCCGCGCTTTGCGCCTCGAGCCGTGGCGGGCCTGGGGGTGATGGAACTGGCGGGGCTCACCCAGGAGCAGTACGCGACGTTCATCCCGGGTACAGCGCTCGCGCGGGCGCAATACGATGGGCTGCGGCGCAATGCCGTGTATGCGCTCGGGGCCACGAGGCAGGAGAACGCCCGGCTCTTGCTGGAAAAGCTCAGCGAGGATGATAGCGAGCTGGTACGGAGTGCCGCGCAGTGGGCGCTCCGGCAGCTGGCGCAGTGA
- a CDS encoding cob(I)yrinic acid a,c-diamide adenosyltransferase yields the protein MKIYTKTGDAGETGLFGGGRVPKDDERVDAYGEVDELNATLGLARSLSMPADLDGLLQQLQDQLFTVGAVLATPQGTKAAAHIPHIKPEWVEAMEKAIDGFETELPTMTHFILPGGSQASSALHLSRTVCRRAERRVVPLLREGKVSHDVGVFLNRLSDLLFVMARVANHRVGVPDVKWIPEKPGK from the coding sequence ATGAAGATCTACACGAAGACAGGGGACGCTGGGGAAACGGGATTGTTCGGCGGCGGCCGTGTTCCGAAAGACGACGAAAGGGTGGACGCGTACGGCGAGGTGGACGAGCTGAACGCGACCCTGGGCCTGGCGCGCAGCCTCTCCATGCCGGCGGATCTGGACGGGTTGCTGCAGCAACTCCAGGACCAGTTGTTCACGGTGGGGGCCGTGCTCGCCACACCCCAAGGCACCAAGGCCGCGGCGCACATCCCCCACATCAAGCCCGAGTGGGTGGAGGCGATGGAGAAGGCCATCGATGGCTTCGAGACCGAGCTACCGACGATGACACACTTCATCCTCCCGGGAGGCAGCCAGGCGTCCAGTGCTTTGCACCTGTCGAGGACGGTGTGCCGGCGGGCGGAGCGGCGTGTCGTCCCACTGCTGCGCGAGGGGAAGGTCTCCCACGACGTGGGAGTTTTCCTAAATCGGCTCTCGGATCTGCTTTTTGTCATGGCCCGTGTTGCCAACCACCGGGTGGGTGTCCCAGATGTGAAGTGGATACCGGAGAAGCCCGGGAAATAG
- a CDS encoding thymidylate synthase, which yields MKPYLALLEHVLAHGTKKSDRTGTGTLSLFGHQLRFDLTQGFPLVTTKKVHLKSIIHELLWMLQGDTSVRTLQAQGVTIWDEWADAEGKLGPVYGHQWRSWSAPNGEHIDQMRILVDGLRKNPDSRRHLVSAWNVADLPAMKLPPCHVLFQFYVADGRLSCQLYQRSADIFLGLPFNIASYSLLTMMVAQTTGLVPHEFIHTIGDAHLYLNHVEQARTQLAREPRPLPRMKLNPEVKDLFAFKYEDFTLEGYDPHPAIKASVAV from the coding sequence ATGAAACCCTACCTCGCGCTGCTCGAACACGTCCTGGCCCACGGCACGAAGAAGAGTGACCGGACCGGCACCGGCACCCTCAGCCTCTTCGGCCACCAGCTGCGGTTCGATCTCACCCAGGGCTTCCCTCTGGTGACGACGAAGAAGGTCCACCTGAAGTCCATCATCCACGAGCTGCTGTGGATGCTTCAGGGCGACACGAGCGTGCGCACGCTCCAGGCCCAGGGCGTCACCATCTGGGACGAGTGGGCCGACGCCGAAGGCAAGCTCGGTCCCGTGTACGGCCACCAGTGGCGCTCGTGGTCCGCGCCCAATGGCGAGCACATCGACCAGATGCGCATCCTGGTAGACGGACTGCGCAAGAACCCGGACTCGCGGCGCCACCTTGTCAGCGCATGGAACGTGGCGGACCTGCCCGCCATGAAGCTGCCGCCCTGCCACGTGCTCTTCCAGTTCTATGTGGCCGACGGGCGCCTGTCCTGCCAGCTCTACCAACGCAGCGCGGACATCTTCCTCGGACTGCCCTTCAACATCGCCTCGTACTCGCTGCTGACGATGATGGTGGCGCAGACCACGGGGCTCGTCCCGCACGAGTTCATCCACACCATCGGCGACGCCCACCTCTACCTCAACCACGTGGAGCAGGCCCGCACGCAGCTGGCGCGAGAGCCTCGTCCCCTGCCCCGGATGAAGCTCAACCCCGAGGTGAAGGACCTGTTCGCCTTCAAGTACGAGGACTTCACGCTTGAAGGCTACGATCCGCACCCCGCCATCAAGGCGTCCGTGGCCGTATGA
- a CDS encoding dihydrofolate reductase codes for MRLSAIVAMASNRVIGANNQLPWRLPADLARFKKLTMGHALVMGRKTYESIGRPLPGRTMIVITRQRDYAPEGVKVAHSVDEALALAPGDDEIFIAGGAELYAQTLNRLDRLYLTRIDRDFPGDTRFPEVELSTWKLLEQELHPASAPDALPYAFLTYERQRSA; via the coding sequence ATGAGGCTGTCCGCCATCGTCGCCATGGCGTCCAACCGGGTGATTGGCGCCAACAACCAGCTGCCGTGGCGCCTGCCCGCGGACCTCGCGCGCTTCAAGAAGCTCACGATGGGGCACGCGCTCGTCATGGGCCGCAAGACGTACGAGTCCATCGGCCGCCCGCTGCCGGGCCGCACCATGATCGTCATCACTCGCCAGCGGGACTACGCGCCCGAGGGCGTGAAGGTGGCGCACTCGGTGGACGAGGCACTCGCGCTCGCCCCAGGGGATGACGAGATCTTCATCGCCGGCGGCGCGGAGCTCTACGCGCAGACCCTGAACCGGCTGGACCGGCTCTACCTCACCCGCATCGACCGCGACTTCCCAGGCGACACACGCTTCCCAGAGGTGGAGCTCTCCACTTGGAAGCTGCTCGAGCAGGAGCTGCACCCCGCCTCAGCCCCCGACGCCCTGCCCTACGCCTTCCTCACGTACGAGCGGCAGCGCAGCGCCTAG
- a CDS encoding cytochrome c/FTR1 family iron permease — protein sequence MNTTRAFALLSLLVALPFTAKAADESASSEGRTWHRLVGILQYLQADYPAAVESQSEFELAEQRSFIAEAVTAAQEIGPGAAPFLSKLRDVQARVEHGKDPEGVSRDCGALVENLVLAGGLARSPRHPPDLARGKQLFQVSCAACHGPEGKGDMPIAATMEPKPANFHDAEVMAGLMPYKAFNTISFGVPGTAMPGFPTLSEEERWSLAFYLFTLRQPPCEGTPPTVSLERLATATDPEMAAEHGEKNLACLRRKLPDENEERLLLTARTHVEDALRKGASGDSMGARNALLEAYLNGMEPVEVKLRARNPELVAKLEKRFLAARLAAERGTPQLQDEGRELLSLLDQARRGSGTSADMVSVLWLTLLILLREGFEATIIVAALLAALKKMKAMEQVRVVHAGWMSALVMGTVAFLFGQRLLAGANRELLEGFAALAAVGMLVYAALWLNARSNMSRFMGELRQKMQGALGSGSTLGLFMIAFTSVLRESFETAVFLQGLALDSATGVAWGVLAGAVAMVVLVVFVNRVGYRLPMKTLFNASTVVLLATAVMLLGKGLHALQEVALLPLAPIPFVTVDMLGVYPDAVSLVPQLLLALIPVAYVVLRRMRNTRSSSSSSESDGNAGAPLA from the coding sequence GTGAACACCACCCGTGCCTTCGCCCTGCTATCCCTGCTTGTCGCGCTGCCCTTCACCGCGAAGGCCGCTGATGAAAGTGCATCGTCGGAAGGGCGCACGTGGCACCGGCTGGTGGGCATCCTCCAGTACCTGCAGGCGGATTATCCGGCCGCCGTCGAGTCTCAGTCCGAGTTCGAGCTGGCGGAGCAGCGCAGCTTCATCGCCGAGGCGGTGACGGCGGCGCAGGAGATCGGCCCTGGCGCGGCGCCCTTCCTCTCGAAGCTCCGCGACGTGCAGGCACGGGTGGAGCACGGAAAGGATCCGGAGGGAGTCAGCCGGGACTGCGGCGCGCTGGTGGAGAACCTGGTGCTCGCGGGAGGCCTGGCTCGCAGCCCGCGCCACCCGCCGGATCTGGCGCGCGGGAAGCAGCTCTTCCAGGTGTCATGCGCCGCCTGCCATGGCCCCGAGGGCAAAGGTGACATGCCCATCGCCGCGACGATGGAGCCGAAGCCCGCCAACTTCCACGACGCGGAGGTCATGGCCGGGCTGATGCCGTACAAGGCCTTCAACACCATCAGCTTCGGCGTGCCGGGCACGGCGATGCCGGGCTTCCCGACGCTCTCGGAAGAGGAGCGCTGGTCGCTCGCGTTCTACCTCTTCACGCTGCGCCAGCCGCCGTGCGAGGGCACTCCGCCGACCGTCTCGCTGGAGCGGCTGGCCACGGCCACGGATCCGGAGATGGCCGCCGAGCACGGGGAGAAGAACCTCGCGTGCCTGCGGCGCAAGCTGCCGGACGAGAACGAGGAGCGCCTGCTGCTGACGGCTCGCACGCACGTGGAGGACGCGCTGCGCAAGGGCGCTTCGGGAGACAGCATGGGGGCGCGCAACGCGCTGCTGGAGGCGTACCTCAACGGCATGGAACCGGTCGAGGTGAAGCTGCGCGCCCGGAACCCGGAGCTGGTGGCGAAGCTGGAGAAGCGGTTCCTCGCGGCGCGGCTCGCGGCCGAGCGGGGCACCCCACAGCTCCAGGACGAGGGCCGTGAGCTGCTGAGCCTGCTGGACCAGGCGCGGCGGGGCAGCGGCACGTCGGCAGACATGGTTTCGGTGCTGTGGCTCACCCTCCTCATCCTGCTGCGCGAGGGCTTCGAGGCCACCATCATCGTCGCGGCGCTGCTGGCGGCGCTGAAGAAGATGAAGGCGATGGAGCAGGTGCGCGTGGTGCACGCGGGTTGGATGTCCGCGCTGGTGATGGGCACGGTGGCCTTCCTCTTTGGGCAGCGGCTGCTGGCGGGCGCCAACCGGGAGCTGCTCGAGGGCTTCGCGGCACTCGCGGCGGTGGGCATGCTGGTGTACGCGGCGCTGTGGCTCAACGCGCGCTCCAACATGAGCCGCTTCATGGGCGAGCTGCGCCAGAAGATGCAGGGCGCGCTGGGCAGCGGGAGCACGCTGGGCCTGTTCATGATCGCCTTCACCTCGGTGCTGCGTGAGAGCTTCGAGACGGCGGTGTTCCTCCAGGGCCTGGCGCTGGACTCGGCGACGGGCGTGGCCTGGGGCGTGCTGGCGGGCGCCGTGGCGATGGTGGTGCTGGTCGTCTTCGTGAACCGCGTGGGCTACCGGCTGCCGATGAAGACGCTCTTCAACGCGTCCACCGTGGTGCTGCTCGCGACGGCGGTGATGCTGCTGGGCAAGGGCCTGCACGCGCTGCAGGAGGTGGCCCTGCTGCCGCTGGCGCCCATCCCCTTCGTCACCGTGGACATGCTCGGCGTCTACCCGGATGCGGTCTCGCTGGTGCCGCAGCTGCTGCTGGCGCTCATACCGGTGGCCTATGTCGTCCTCCGTCGCATGCGCAACACCCGCTCGTCCTCGTCTTCCTCCGAGAGCGACGGCAACGCGGGCGCACCGCTCGCCTGA
- a CDS encoding pilus assembly FimT family protein produces MAGGARLLARSWRRRGFTLVEVMTAVVIVLVLAALAGLSGVYGLGRARMNTAVFDLAALISRGQLRAMSRGAPHYLFIHQTADGRLRVQLIERPDSPALSPAQWASLDLTQGPGKALAFTRTLPDGTQVQSHALVADHLVLGGSTGPDTGGLAFLDLDSQRIQRPLPAPFSALALSTAATATDVDRPTADLLAGCNFCINPSGSEPYGALRFNPDGTLEVVTGSARSGAVIAFAPNTQAEADIVPKLLAVSAPAGATVIF; encoded by the coding sequence ATGGCAGGAGGTGCCCGCTTGCTTGCTCGCTCTTGGCGTCGCCGTGGTTTTACGCTCGTTGAAGTGATGACCGCAGTGGTCATCGTGCTCGTCCTGGCCGCCCTGGCAGGTCTCTCGGGCGTGTATGGGCTGGGCCGAGCCCGAATGAACACCGCCGTGTTCGACCTGGCGGCGCTGATCAGCCGCGGCCAGCTGCGAGCCATGAGCCGGGGTGCGCCGCACTACCTCTTCATCCACCAGACAGCGGATGGCCGTCTCCGTGTCCAGCTGATCGAGCGTCCGGACTCGCCAGCGCTCAGCCCAGCCCAGTGGGCGTCACTGGACCTGACGCAGGGGCCAGGCAAGGCGCTGGCATTCACGCGCACGCTGCCTGATGGCACCCAGGTGCAGTCTCACGCACTCGTGGCGGATCACCTGGTGCTAGGAGGCAGCACGGGGCCGGATACGGGTGGACTGGCCTTTCTGGATCTGGACTCGCAGCGCATCCAGCGGCCTCTGCCCGCGCCGTTCAGCGCCCTGGCGCTCAGCACGGCGGCCACGGCAACGGACGTAGACCGGCCCACAGCGGACCTGCTGGCCGGCTGCAACTTCTGCATCAACCCCAGCGGCAGCGAGCCCTACGGCGCGCTGCGCTTCAACCCCGACGGCACGCTGGAGGTGGTGACGGGCAGCGCACGCTCTGGCGCCGTCATCGCCTTCGCGCCCAACACCCAAGCAGAAGCGGACATCGTGCCGAAGCTGCTGGCTGTGTCCGCACCGGCCGGGGCCACCGTCATCTTCTAG
- a CDS encoding type IV pilus modification PilV family protein: MSPSRVSPRGSTLIEAMAALAVFTIGIIGIMDMNLLASQQNSLARSRTVASKIARDVADSFERIPFNHAILSVPTGLHQDDSGFADMDNTDGLVKLEDAIAQTTERPLLGAADAMFSAEGDRSFYQVAWRVLPVANPDRFGQVDQKRILIMVRFPSPGGGMVQVNTWAIRYNVGLITGDPNTALEL; the protein is encoded by the coding sequence ATGAGCCCCTCGCGCGTCTCACCTCGTGGCAGCACCCTCATCGAGGCAATGGCTGCCCTCGCCGTCTTCACCATCGGAATCATCGGCATCATGGACATGAACCTGCTGGCCAGTCAGCAGAACTCCCTGGCTCGCTCGCGCACCGTCGCCAGCAAGATTGCTCGCGACGTGGCGGACTCCTTCGAGCGCATTCCCTTCAACCACGCGATCCTCAGCGTCCCGACGGGCCTGCACCAAGACGACTCCGGCTTCGCCGACATGGACAACACGGATGGGCTGGTGAAGCTGGAGGACGCGATCGCACAGACCACGGAGCGCCCGCTGCTCGGTGCGGCGGACGCCATGTTCAGCGCTGAGGGCGACCGCTCCTTCTACCAGGTGGCCTGGCGCGTGCTGCCCGTGGCCAACCCGGATCGCTTCGGTCAGGTGGATCAGAAGCGGATCCTCATCATGGTGCGCTTCCCGTCGCCCGGCGGGGGCATGGTGCAGGTGAACACCTGGGCCATCCGCTACAACGTCGGGTTGATCACCGGTGACCCGAACACCGCCTTGGAGCTGTGA